The DNA segment TTCGCCAGCTGTTTCGGTCCCGCCTATGAATTCGCATTCATCATGGATTCGGATATGCGCAAGCGTAAGATGCGGGACAGGGTGCCGATGACCTTTGTTACATCCGAACCCTATATCGGGCACCTGGGCCTGGGGGGTGTAGGGGATTCAAAAGGGTTTCTCGAGAGCGAATTTCGCAACCACCATATCAACTGGATCACCAACGCCAAAGTGATCAAGATTGAGCAGGGCAAGATGTTCGTTGAAGAGTATGACGATTCAGGGCATAAATTAAAGGAGCACGAACTGGATTTCACTTTTTCAATGATGCTGCCTGCATTCAAGGGCGTCGATGCGGTAGCCGAGGTGGAAGGGTTGTGTAACCCACGCGGCTTTGTATTTGTGGACGATCACCAGCGAAATCCGAAGTATCCGAATATATTCGGTGCCGGTGTGTGTATCGCCATCCCCCCTGTAGAGGCGACTGCGGTGCCGACAGGGGCGCCTAAAACAGGTTATATGATCGAATCGATGGTCACGGCTATCGTGCACAACATCGCAGACGAACTGGCGGGTAAAGAGGGGACCACCCTTGCCACATGGAATGCGGTCTGTCTCGCAGACATGGGTGATACCGGTGCTGCCTTTGTTGCACTGCCGCAGATTCCGCCCCGTAACGTGGCCTGGTTCAAGAAGGGCAAGTGGGTGCACATGGCCAAAATCGCCTTCGAAAAGTATTTCATCCGCAAGATGAAGAAGGGGACTTCAGAACCGATCTATGAGAAATATATCCTCAAGATGCTGGGTATAGGCAAACTGAAATAGGTCTATGTGAAAGCTGACCCAGAAAGCCCGGTCCAAGACCGGGCTTTTTTGTCAGGGCCTGTTTGGCGGCATCTGACTGAACTGCCGGGCTGTGCATTTTTCACATAGCCAATAAGCCGTGCTCAACATCTATACAGGTCGCTGCTAACCGTTGTCATATTGGGGTTATGCGGGGGGATGTCTCAGGCATCATGGACTAGTGGATCGGTTAATATGAGGTGCGCAGTTTTGATATGCTGCGTACTCGGCAGCAAGATGCGAGGCAAAAAAAGTGCAAATCAACAGACGCGTTACCCGCGGTGTGCAGGTGGGTAACGTGATGATAGGCTCCGCCAAACCGGTGGTGGTGCAATCGATGACCAATACCGATACGGCGGACATCGATGCCAGTGTCGAGCAGATCAAGGCGTTGGCCCAGGCGGGTTCGGAACTGGTACGCCTGACAGTCAACAATGAGGCTTCGGCCAGGGCGGTTCCGGTGATTCGTGAGCGCCTGGAGCAGCAGGGCATAGGGGTGCCGCTGATCGGTGATTTCCACTTCAACGGTCATCGCCTGCTCAAGGATCATCCAGCATGCGCTGAGGCATTGGCCAAATACCGTATCAATCCAGGTAATGTGGGCAGTGGCGAGAAACGCGACAGCCAGTTCGCCAGTATGATCGAAACCGCCTGTCAGCACGGCAAACCGGTGCGCATCGGTGTCAACTGGGGCAGTCTGGACAAGGGCTTGGTGGCGCGCCTGATGGACGAGAACACCCGTGCGGAACAGCCCCTCGACAGTGTCGAGATGGTCCACAAAGTGATGGTGGTCTCGGCCCTGGAGAGCGCTCAACGTGCCGAGGAGGTGGGGCTTGCGGCGGATCGGATCGTGCTCTCGTGTAAAATGAGCGGTGTTCAGGACTTGATTGCAGTCTACCGAACATTGGCATCTGAGTGTGACTATGCACTCCACCTGGGCCTGACCGAGGCGGGCATGGGTTCCAAGGGTATAGTCGCCTCGACTGCCGCCCTTGCAGTGCTGCTGCAGGAGGGCATTGGCGACACTATTCGGATATCACTGACACCCGAACCCGGTGGGGCCAGAACCCAGGAGGTGATTGTCGCCCAGGAGCTGCTGCAATCGATGGGTATCAGGGCATTCACACCAATGGTAGTCGCCTGTCCGGGATGCGGTCGCACAACCAGCTCCTATTTCCAGCAGCTTGCCAAGGATGTGCAGAACCAT comes from the Candidatus Thiodiazotropha sp. CDECU1 genome and includes:
- a CDS encoding NAD(P)/FAD-dependent oxidoreductase: MAHIVIMGAGTGGMPCAYELRMELGREHEVTMINEREYFQFVPSNPWLAVGWRDRSHITFDIRPHLERKGINFIAKRVDKIDPEANQVTLDGGDTVNYDYLVIATGPRLAFEEVEGSGPEGFTESICTVDHAEKAYGAYQALLDNPGQVIIGAMPFASCFGPAYEFAFIMDSDMRKRKMRDRVPMTFVTSEPYIGHLGLGGVGDSKGFLESEFRNHHINWITNAKVIKIEQGKMFVEEYDDSGHKLKEHELDFTFSMMLPAFKGVDAVAEVEGLCNPRGFVFVDDHQRNPKYPNIFGAGVCIAIPPVEATAVPTGAPKTGYMIESMVTAIVHNIADELAGKEGTTLATWNAVCLADMGDTGAAFVALPQIPPRNVAWFKKGKWVHMAKIAFEKYFIRKMKKGTSEPIYEKYILKMLGIGKLK
- the ispG gene encoding flavodoxin-dependent (E)-4-hydroxy-3-methylbut-2-enyl-diphosphate synthase → MIGSAKPVVVQSMTNTDTADIDASVEQIKALAQAGSELVRLTVNNEASARAVPVIRERLEQQGIGVPLIGDFHFNGHRLLKDHPACAEALAKYRINPGNVGSGEKRDSQFASMIETACQHGKPVRIGVNWGSLDKGLVARLMDENTRAEQPLDSVEMVHKVMVVSALESAQRAEEVGLAADRIVLSCKMSGVQDLIAVYRTLASECDYALHLGLTEAGMGSKGIVASTAALAVLLQEGIGDTIRISLTPEPGGARTQEVIVAQELLQSMGIRAFTPMVVACPGCGRTTSSYFQQLAKDVQNHLRRMMPEWRKGHPGVEAMSVAVMGCVVNGPGESKQANIGISLPGTGESPSAPVFVDGEKVVTLKGDDIAGQFMQLVDNYVKRHY